One window from the genome of Nicotiana sylvestris chromosome 9, ASM39365v2, whole genome shotgun sequence encodes:
- the LOC104223102 gene encoding uncharacterized protein: MADKPSRALVLYGDGLARFINPTHTHLHSFASRACCGFLSLPHSPPSENYDARIVREFAELVDASEAYLNLNGVEISETQTQEKYVAATISERFMGMKAAVISDDLRLKSLCDKLGFTVLELNEVIGSIIDQVESSVLASKLLELLGFQQGKTLESSQFDLVILHVGAGQRTNGLKDLDHVNRLVGDLMQMAHPGTEVGSRLHMSVVLSYGVVCEDGDSMYSIADTRPENNSKLSPIFPRQSYTIKEGKPRPNVRQFCPMLVAQWQNAVTRKDMVEAYSYKDFKERGANLVIPADRFLHEVAFKMWKAPKYGA, from the exons ATGGCAGACAAGCCTAGCAGAGCACTGGTGTTATACGGTGACGGGTTGGCCCGATTTATCAACCCAACCCATACCCACCTCCATTCTTTTGCTTCTCGAGCTTGTTGTGGCTTCTTGTCTCTTCCTCACTCTCCTCCTTCAG AAAATTATGATGCAAGAATAGTCAGAGAATTTGCTGAGCTAGTGGATGCAAGTGAAGCTTATCTTAACCTG AATGGGGTAGAAATTTCTGAAACGCAAACTCAGGAGAAATATGTAGCGGCTACCATATCAGAGAG GTTTATGGGGATGAAAGCTGCTGTCATCAGTGATGATCTCAGATTGAAGAGTTTATGTGATAAGCTCGGCTTCACCGTCTTAGAGTTGAATGAAGTAATTGGTAGCATTATTGACCAGGTCGAGTCCTCCGTCTTAGCTTCCAAATTGTTAGAGTTGCTGGGTTTTCAACAAGGGAAGACCTTAGAGTCGAGCCAATTTGATTTGGTTATCCTTCACGTTGGAGCTGGTCAAAGGACAAATGGCCTCAAAGACTTGGATCATGTCAATCGCTTGGTCGGCGATTTAATGCAAATGGCACATCCTGGAACGGAAGTAGGTTCTAGGTTGCACATGTCAGTTGTATTGAGTTATGGTGTTGTTTGCGAGGATGGTGATTCCATGTATTCTATTGCTGACACTAGACCAGAGAATAACTCTAAACTTTCTCCTATTTTCCCTCGTCAAAGTTAtacaattaaagaaggaaaacCACGACCGAATGTTAG GCAGTTTTGCCCCATGTTAGTGGCCCAGTGGCAGAATGCGGTGACTCGAAAGGATATGGTGGAGGCATATTCATACAAGGATTTCAAAGAG CGTGGCGCAAACCTTGTGATTCCAGCTGATAGATTTTTACATGAAGTGGCATTTAAGATGTGGAAGGCTCCAAAGTACGGGGCTTGA